Proteins from one Ranitomeya variabilis isolate aRanVar5 chromosome 1, aRanVar5.hap1, whole genome shotgun sequence genomic window:
- the LOC143793079 gene encoding uncharacterized protein LOC143793079, which translates to MDVVSRLQAAASAHPPGWLESIAEGILGVGGGGINRESSVPAGGAGPGRRSEGSSGSRRRRAGGSTSSSRRRSRPRATDAARSADQERQGTGEAEQTGGRWRDTAGPTAAQQQGQGLGSPGRVPGATPAAEAAGCVSIVPAAMQESQNTWAAPSCFRGPSQRPPGSGMPSEAPVEKTQIPGSSSQMPVGEEGGRRPTRRTRPPERLSMELPVRGQQRRARSPSREQGPGGSRRRRPMAVSTPRQPGTRSGLQGQSHQQDTQGRARQANRTRDRRAISQHSHGSQEETGDEDAEDGRWSQGTRGPSFRDADSGGEEDSRSTAAGGRMTPARPVAAVSGVGPRGGRRGPTLPSRIMERGIRAAEPLIKASVTSRTWAAYGRSWGQWEQWLGRGDEDMSEEEQIGVLLMGIRQAADDSWSAAKMSQLIAGLAFGFKLRNRTDLTKSFLVRQALKGYRKGKVNKDNRRPVSFGMLEVLGEQLEGVCRTQFEVGLFRLAFSLAFFGAMRIGELVAPGKAIAGGILAEDVIKTKRGLEFWIRRSKTDQRGKGKRVLLGRVSGSMMCPCKCFGIFSAARPKQDGPLLCHEDGSYLSRYQFIKVFRTCMVRAGGNPGRYTGHSFRIGAATEAAVGGLSPETVKRIGRWESRRYRSYVRPQGYEAAIPPGINASH; encoded by the exons ATGGACGTCGTCTCCAGGCTCCAGGCGGCTGCCAGCGCTCACCCCCCAGGATGGTTAGAAAGCATTGCAGAAGGTATCCTGGGGGTGGGCGGTGGTGGTATTAACAGGGAATCCTCGGTGCCGGCTGGGGGGGCAGGTCCGGGGCGCAGGAGTGAGGGCAGCTCAGGATCCCGCAGGAGGAGGGCAGGGGGTTCCACCAGTAGTAGCCGCAGGAGAAGCAGGCCCCGGGCGACGGATGCTGCACGCTCCGCTGATCAGGAAAGGCAAGGaacaggagaagctgagcagacggGGGGGCGGTGGAGGGACACCGCGGGACCCACGGCAgcccagcagcagggacaggggctGGGATCACCGGGGAGGGTTCCGGGGGCAACCCCAGCAGCCGAGGCGGCCGGGTGTGTGAGCATTGTCCCCGCGGCCATGCAAGAGAGCCAGAACACATGGGCGGCGCCATCTTGTTTCCGGGGTCCTTCTCAAAGGCCCCCGGGAAGCGGGATGCCCAGCGAGGCGCCTGTGGAAAAAACGCAGATACCGGGGTCGTCCAGCCAGATGCCTGTGGGGGAAGAAGGGGGGAGGAGGCCAACACGCAGGACTAGACCCCCCGAAAGGCTGTCCATGGAGTTGCCGGTAAGAGGGCAACAGCGCAGGGCAAGGAGCCCTTCGAGGGAGCAGGGGCCAGGCGGTAGCAGAAGGCGACGGCCCATGGCCGTGAGTACCCCCAGACAGCCAGGGACTCGCAGCGGTTTGCAGGGCCAGAGCCACCAGCAAGACACCCAGGGCAGAGCCAGGCAGGCAAATAGAACTAGGGATAGGAGGGCCATCTCACAGCATAGCCACGGGAGCCAAGAAGAGACGGGAGACGAGGACGCTGAGGACGGACGATGGTCGCAAGGAACAAGAGGGCCCTCATTCCGGGATGCGGACAGCGGCGGCGAGGAGGATTCCCGGAGCACAGCGGCCGGGGGGAGGATGACTCCCGCGCGGCCTG TGGCAGCGGTTTCGGGCGTTGGCCCCCGAGGCGGAAGAAGAGGGCCTACCCTGCCCTCCCGGATTATGGAACGTGGCATCCGGGCGGCTGAACCGCTGATCAAGGCATCCGTAACAAGTAGAACGTGGGCGGCGTACGGACGGTCGTGGGGCCAGTGGGAACAATGGCTAGGCCGGGGGGACGAGGACATGTCGGAAGAGGAGCAGATTGGGGTGTTATTGATGGGAATTAGGCAGGCCGCAGACGATAGTTGGTCGGCGGCAAAAATGAGTCAACTAATTGCAGGATTAGCATTTGGGTTTAAACTTAGAAACAGAACCGATTTGACAAAGAGTTTCTTAGTCAGACAGGCCTTAAAAGGTTACCGGAAGGGAAAGGTTAACAAAGACAACAGGCGGCCCGTGTCTTTCGGCATGTTAGAAGTATTAGGAGAGCAGTTGGAAGGGGTGTGCAGGACACAATTTGAGGTTGGCTTGTTTAGGTTGGCCTTTTCACTCGCATTCTTTGGAGCAATGAGGATAGGGGAGCTGGTAGCGCCAGGCAAGGCCATAGCAGGAGGCATTCTAGCCGAAGACGTGATAAAGACAAAAAGGGGATTGGAATTTTGGATTAGGAGGTCAAAGACTGACcaaaggggaaaaggaaaaagggTGTTATTGGGAAGAGTAAGCGGTTCTATGATGTGTCCATGTAAGTGTTTCGGGATATTCTCGGCAGCCAGGCCTAAGCAGGACGGACCGCTGCTATGTCACGAGGATGGGTCATATTTGTCCAGGTATCAATTCATTAAAGTATTCCGGACATGTATGGTAAGGGCAGGTGGGAACCCTGGGAGATACACAGGCCATTCCTTCCGGATCGGGGCGGCAACGGAGGCCGCGGTGGGGGGGCTGAGCCCGGAAACAGTAAAGCGAATTGGCCGGTGGGAGTCGCGGCGGTACAGGTCTTACGTACGACCTCAAGGATATGAGGCAGCGATCCCCCCCGGAATTAACGCATCACACTGA